The Amycolatopsis japonica nucleotide sequence TTCGCGATCTCAAGGAGCTACGAGTGCTGGTGCCCGAACTCGGCGGAGTGATCGAGGATCTCATCGCCCTCATCCCCAGGCCGGTGCTCACCCTCCCAGGTGCTTGAGCGCCTCCTTCCTGGACAGAGTGGACAGTGCCGGATGCGCGGTGACGAACGCGCGCACCCAGTCCGGTTCTGTCTTCGCGTACTCGCGCAGGGCCCAGCCGATTCCCTTGCGCAGGAAGAAGTCCTTGTCGTCGATATTCGCCTCGACGGCACGAGTGAGCAGGTCGGTGTCCGTTCCGGCCTTGGCGCCGATCTGGCAGATGACCGCTGAGCGGCGACGCCACCTGTCCTCGTCGTAGGCCCAGGTCAGCATCAGCGTGGTCACCGTCTCGGGTTCCGCGCGGAGGATCGGCCCGATCCGGCGGATGGCGACTTCGTCCACATAGTCCCACCACGCGCCCGTCACGATCATCTCCTCGTAGAGGCCGAGCAGATCGCCGTCCTGCCAACGGGCGTACGCGCGATGCCCGGAAAGGGCGATCGCCGCATAGCGCTCTTCGCGGAACTCTGCCTCCCGCCACAACGTGAGAATTGCCGTCGAAAAGCTCACACGATCGGGTAGCGGATTTTCGGCGTAGACCCGCTTCAGCAAGGCCGTCCGAGGCGGGGACGCCACACCGAGGAACGGCATTTCCGACTTCATGTACGCCCGCATCGACGGCGCTTTCCCCGGATCGGCCAGCGCGGCCAAACCGTTGCGAACCGACGAAACCAGGCTTTTCACCTCGTTCATGCGCTCTCCTTTCCCCAGTGGGCGCCGCGAGCGTACGACAGGGGACCGACAAGACTGATATGCCCGGATCGGGGATCGGATACCGACTAAAGAGGGATGGCGGTCAACGTGTCGGTCAGCGAGATTGAAGCCGGTTCTCGGTAGCTTCGGCCCGACCGGGTCGAACGCGGACGAAAAGGAACACAGTGAAGAAATTCGTTGCCGCCCTGGCGGTCGCGGGGATCGGCGTCGGCACCATGGCGCTCGCTCCCTCCGCCACGGCCGCCTCGGCGTCGGACTTCGATCCGAAGCCCATCTCCTGGGGAGCCTGTACGCGCCCGAGCCTGGTCAAGGCCGGCGCGGAATGCGGTTTCCTCGAGGTCCCGTTGGACTACGCGAAGCCGGGCGGGGAGAAGATCTCGATCGCCGTCTCGCGGGTGAAGCACAAGTCCGCCCAGTCGCAGGGCGTCATGATCGTCAACCCGGGTGGCCCCGGCGGTTCGGGCCTCGGGCTGTCGACGCTCGGCCGGGCCGTCCCCAAGAAGGCGGGTGAGGAGTACGACTGGATCGGCTTCGACCCGCGCGGCGTGGGGGAGAGCAAGCCGTCGCTGACCTGCGACGGGAACTACGCCTCCTACAACCGCCCGCAGTACGTGCCGACCACGCGCGCCATCGAGACGGCGTGGCGTGAGAAGGCGAAGGGTTACGCGAAGGCGTGCGCCAAGAACGGCGCGATCCTCGAGCACATCAAGACCATCGATGTGGCGAAGGACGTCGACAGCCTGCGCAAGGCGCTGGGCGAGAAGCAGATCAACTACTACGGCTTCTCCTACGGCACCTACCTCGGGCAGGTCTACAGCACGCTGTTCCCGCAGAACGTGCGGCGGATGGTGTTCGACGGCACCGTCGACCCCCGCGACGTCTGGTACAAGGCGAACCTGAACCAGGACATCGCCTTCGACAAGAACATCAAGACCTACTTCGGCTGGCTCGCCAAGTACGACTCCGTCTACCACCTCGGCGACACCGCAGCCGCGGTCGAGAAGCTGTGGTACGCCGAGCAGAAGAAGCTGTACGACAAGCCCGCGGGCGGCGTCATCGGCGGATCCGAGTGGACGGACATCTTCC carries:
- a CDS encoding DNA alkylation repair protein; translated protein: MNEVKSLVSSVRNGLAALADPGKAPSMRAYMKSEMPFLGVASPPRTALLKRVYAENPLPDRVSFSTAILTLWREAEFREERYAAIALSGHRAYARWQDGDLLGLYEEMIVTGAWWDYVDEVAIRRIGPILRAEPETVTTLMLTWAYDEDRWRRRSAVICQIGAKAGTDTDLLTRAVEANIDDKDFFLRKGIGWALREYAKTEPDWVRAFVTAHPALSTLSRKEALKHLGG
- a CDS encoding alpha/beta hydrolase; amino-acid sequence: MKKFVAALAVAGIGVGTMALAPSATAASASDFDPKPISWGACTRPSLVKAGAECGFLEVPLDYAKPGGEKISIAVSRVKHKSAQSQGVMIVNPGGPGGSGLGLSTLGRAVPKKAGEEYDWIGFDPRGVGESKPSLTCDGNYASYNRPQYVPTTRAIETAWREKAKGYAKACAKNGAILEHIKTIDVAKDVDSLRKALGEKQINYYGFSYGTYLGQVYSTLFPQNVRRMVFDGTVDPRDVWYKANLNQDIAFDKNIKTYFGWLAKYDSVYHLGDTAAAVEKLWYAEQKKLYDKPAGGVIGGSEWTDIFLQAGYYVFGWEDIANAFSGWVHKGDWQTLKGLYDDSNPPGQDNGYAVYAAVQCTDVAWPQSWPRWKFDNWVTHFRAPFETWGNAWFNAPCLDWPAKPGKPVEIDGSKVPGILLVNEENDAATPYPGSIEVRKRYPNSSLISAPGGTTHSGSLSGVSCVDDKIADYLLTGKLPVRKPGNGSDVQCAAVPQPVPAGASAAAKSDVPSSVAEVKKEALAQALPF